In Massilistercora timonensis, the following are encoded in one genomic region:
- a CDS encoding pro-sigmaK processing inhibitor BofA family protein, with the protein MDNKREGRSKEMGGYRSHFLTNFLIRAVAGMAVIFFANQFLEAGGHALHVGLNPLTFCTSGVFGMPGVALLYGIAFYQGL; encoded by the coding sequence ATGGATAACAAGAGAGAGGGAAGGAGCAAAGAGATGGGGGGATACCGGTCGCATTTCCTGACGAATTTTCTGATCCGGGCGGTAGCGGGGATGGCGGTGATCTTCTTCGCCAACCAGTTCCTGGAAGCGGGGGGACACGCCCTTCACGTGGGGCTGAATCCCCTTACCTTCTGTACGTCCGGGGTCTTTGGCATGCCGGGGGTGGCGCTGCTCTACGGCATCGCCTTCTATCAGGGATTATGA
- a CDS encoding YaaL family protein, giving the protein MMRLFHGANNADVDRYAKHPDPEGAALVREIARTRQEMEDAYNHFQNASDPDLIDCYIFRGNAAWKKYEFLLRQAKMR; this is encoded by the coding sequence ATGATGAGACTGTTCCACGGGGCAAACAACGCAGATGTAGACCGGTATGCCAAACACCCGGATCCGGAGGGCGCCGCCCTTGTCCGGGAGATCGCAAGGACCCGCCAGGAGATGGAAGACGCCTACAATCATTTCCAGAACGCGTCGGATCCGGATCTGATCGACTGCTATATCTTCCGGGGAAATGCCGCCTGGAAGAAGTACGAGTTCCTGCTGCGGCAGGCAAAGATGCGCTAA
- a CDS encoding dCMP deaminase family protein: protein MGSKRKDYISWDEYFMGVAILSGMRSKDPNTQVGCCIVSQDNKILSMGYNGLPIGCSDDEFPWVREGEDPLETKYVYTVHSELNAILNYRGGSLEGAKLYVSLFPCNECAKAIIQSGIKEVIYDCNKYEDTPSVQASMRMFDSAGVRYHQYHRTDREITIQL from the coding sequence AAAAGATTATATCAGTTGGGATGAGTATTTTATGGGCGTGGCCATCTTGTCGGGTATGCGGTCCAAGGACCCCAACACCCAGGTGGGCTGCTGTATCGTAAGCCAGGACAATAAGATCCTGTCCATGGGATATAACGGGCTTCCCATCGGATGTTCCGATGATGAATTTCCCTGGGTGCGGGAAGGAGAAGATCCGCTGGAGACCAAGTATGTGTATACAGTCCACAGCGAGCTGAACGCCATCCTCAACTATCGGGGAGGCAGTCTGGAGGGAGCCAAGCTCTATGTATCCCTGTTCCCCTGCAATGAGTGTGCCAAGGCCATTATCCAGAGCGGGATCAAGGAAGTGATCTACGACTGCAACAAGTATGAGGACACCCCGTCGGTGCAGGCGTCCATGCGGATGTTTGATTCTGCGGGCGTGCGGTATCATCAGTATCACCGGACAGACCGGGAGATCACTATTCAGTTATAA